Sequence from the Kineosporia succinea genome:
GCAGCGGCGCCCCGACCGGCATGTAGACCCGGGCCTCGATGCCGAGCAGCCGGGCGGCCAGGGCCACCCCCTGCGCGTGGTTGCCGGCGCTGGCCGCGACCACCCCGCGGGCCTTCTCCTCGTCGGAGAGCCGGGCCATTCGCGTGTAGGCGCCGCGGATCTTGAACGACCCGGCGCGCTGCTGGTTCTCGCACTTCAGGTACACCGGGCCACCGAGCAGGTCGGACAGCGCGCGGCTGCGCACCACCGGCGTGCGCCGGATCACCGGCTCGAGCAGCTGGGCGGCGGCCTCGACATCGGCCTCGGTCACGGGCAGTGCGGACATGACCCGAATCTTTCCACGCCGTTGAAACGACCCGCACGAGGTGGGCTTAGCCCTACCCTCACCGGCTCCCCAGACCCCTCGAGCGGTCCGCGCGTCCCTCGCAGGATCGAAGGGTCAACCGACGACGCGAGGGGGATCCACCATGGAACACGCACTGGATGTCAGCGGCCTGAGCATGACCTACGGCAGTGGGCCGGGGGCGGTCGAGGCGCTCAGCGAGGTCGGCCTGCGCCTGGCCCGGGGCAGTTTCACCGCACTGATGGGCCCGTCCGGCTCGGGCAAGAGCACCTTCCTGAACTGCGTCGCCGGGCTGGAGCGACCGCGGGCGGGAACGATCACGATCGGCGGACGCCCACTGCCCACCGACGAGGCGGAGGCCACGGTGTTCCGGCGGGAGCGGATCGGCATCGTCTTCCAGGGCCTCAACCTGCTGCCCTACCTGACGGCCGGGCAGAACGTGGAGCTGCCGCTGCGCCTGGCCGGGGGCCGGGTGCCGCGCGACCTGGCCCGGGACCTGCTCGAGGAGGTCGGGCTCGGCGACCGCCTGCACTCGCTGCCGAGCGAGCTGTCCGGCGGTCAGCGGCAGCGCGTGGCGATCGCCCGGGGCCTGGTCACCCGGCCCGACGTGCTGTTCGCCGACGAGCCGACCGGCGCGCTCGACAGCCGTAGCGCCCGCAACGTGCTGGGAATCCTGCGGGGCTCGGCCGACCGGCTGGGTCAGACGATCGTGATGGTCACCCATGACCCGGTCGCCGC
This genomic interval carries:
- a CDS encoding ABC transporter ATP-binding protein gives rise to the protein MEHALDVSGLSMTYGSGPGAVEALSEVGLRLARGSFTALMGPSGSGKSTFLNCVAGLERPRAGTITIGGRPLPTDEAEATVFRRERIGIVFQGLNLLPYLTAGQNVELPLRLAGGRVPRDLARDLLEEVGLGDRLHSLPSELSGGQRQRVAIARGLVTRPDVLFADEPTGALDSRSARNVLGILRGSADRLGQTIVMVTHDPVAAAYADQVVFLADGRIAGQMSNPTPEAVAAQMTHLDQLVPASAVPTTTKAGA